A single Leptolyngbya ohadii IS1 DNA region contains:
- a CDS encoding calcium-binding protein yields the protein MLLYGDNTENNLTAPIEGGILYGFAGNDFLLGLAGRDLLYGGDGNDQIYSGDGFDELYGGSGNDSLTGDDGGDAIYGEAGADGLYGGEDSDFLDGGSDADFLSGGNGNDSLYGGDGNDELAGGDGVDYLYGGSGNDRLFGDAGEGPLFGDYLYGEDGDDQLFGLEGNDFLSGGSGDDLLRGREGNDFLTGGSGDDILVGGDGDDTINTGSGADQVQFSNSSGIDLVRSFTRGEDTIALSKAGFQLNGSIGEDLSSEDFEVVMSNADHSSARIVYNAGNGRLFYNPNGSAEGFGAGGQFAQFRAGLALSAADFEVIA from the coding sequence ATGCTGCTTTATGGGGACAATACGGAGAATAATTTAACCGCTCCGATAGAAGGGGGCATTCTCTACGGATTTGCCGGCAACGATTTTCTGCTCGGACTTGCAGGTCGAGATCTGCTCTATGGAGGAGACGGCAACGACCAGATTTACAGTGGGGATGGTTTTGACGAGCTATACGGCGGCAGCGGTAACGATAGCCTTACGGGAGATGATGGCGGCGATGCAATCTATGGCGAAGCAGGTGCCGATGGGCTTTATGGCGGAGAGGATAGCGACTTCCTTGACGGTGGCAGCGACGCCGATTTCCTGAGTGGTGGCAACGGCAACGACAGCCTCTACGGAGGAGATGGGAATGATGAGTTGGCGGGCGGAGATGGTGTTGATTACCTCTACGGTGGATCCGGTAACGATAGGCTGTTTGGAGACGCGGGAGAAGGTCCGCTGTTTGGCGACTATCTCTACGGAGAGGATGGGGACGACCAGCTTTTTGGGCTGGAAGGAAATGACTTCCTATCTGGGGGTTCCGGGGATGATTTGCTTCGCGGTCGGGAAGGCAACGATTTCCTAACAGGCGGCAGCGGGGACGACATCCTTGTGGGTGGAGATGGCGATGACACGATCAACACGGGTTCCGGTGCGGATCAGGTTCAGTTCTCCAATTCATCCGGTATTGATCTCGTACGCAGCTTTACGCGGGGAGAAGATACGATCGCCCTGAGCAAGGCTGGATTTCAATTAAATGGCAGTATCGGTGAGGATTTGAGCAGCGAGGACTTCGAGGTTGTGATGAGTAACGCTGATCACAGTTCTGCCCGGATTGTCTACAACGCTGGAAACGGGCGGTTGTTCTATAACCCGAACGGTTCCGCAGAAGGATTTGGCGCAGGTGGGCAATTCGCGCAGTTTAGAGCGGGTCTTGCCCTGAGTGCAGCCGATTTCGAGGTGATTGCTTAG
- a CDS encoding TonB family protein: MEFVYLDPATPQTGETDTPRRAQTDSAASGTRNPDLPTNAGKAGQPSTAQPPIEPAPPTTAQPPIEPDSLRPVESTRPPGREFPSQPSIANSPESSPTPATVQPAPARSTPRTLQRLTPQPPRTTATGGSPASQSINAQSGQGLDGQINPDRTSTGAASLSAEGDALWGAYVSALNRKIDQQWQRISVSEIREAKVQFEIDREGRLINARLMQSSGDSSADSVALQAIELAAPFTPFPQQIQESRLLVNFTFTYYPPNPTAD; this comes from the coding sequence GTGGAATTTGTTTATCTCGATCCAGCAACCCCACAAACAGGGGAAACGGACACTCCACGTCGGGCACAGACGGATTCAGCCGCAAGTGGCACTCGCAATCCAGACTTGCCTACCAATGCCGGAAAAGCAGGCCAACCCAGCACAGCCCAACCGCCGATCGAGCCAGCTCCCCCAACCACCGCTCAACCGCCGATCGAGCCGGATTCCCTTCGCCCAGTCGAATCTACCCGCCCCCCAGGCAGAGAATTCCCCAGTCAACCCTCCATAGCCAATTCTCCAGAGTCCTCTCCTACCCCCGCGACAGTCCAACCTGCCCCAGCGCGAAGCACGCCGAGAACCCTTCAGAGACTTACCCCCCAACCACCCCGCACCACTGCCACAGGCGGATCTCCAGCTAGCCAGTCAATCAATGCCCAATCCGGACAGGGACTCGATGGACAAATTAACCCCGATCGCACCAGCACCGGAGCTGCCAGCCTTAGTGCAGAGGGGGATGCCCTCTGGGGGGCATACGTTTCCGCCCTCAACCGCAAAATTGACCAGCAGTGGCAGCGCATTTCGGTTTCGGAAATTCGGGAGGCAAAAGTACAGTTTGAGATTGATCGCGAGGGTCGTTTAATCAATGCCAGACTCATGCAATCCTCTGGCGACTCCTCGGCAGACAGCGTTGCGCTTCAGGCAATTGAGCTTGCCGCACCCTTCACCCCCTTCCCACAGCAGATCCAGGAATCCCGGCTGCTCGTAAACTTTACCTTCACCTACTATCCCCCCAACCCAACAGCAGATTAG
- the petN gene encoding cytochrome b6-f complex subunit PetN → MDILTLGWVSLLSVFTFSIALVVWARNGL, encoded by the coding sequence ATGGATATTTTGACTTTAGGATGGGTTTCTCTGCTGTCTGTGTTCACCTTTTCGATCGCGCTTGTGGTCTGGGCACGGAACGGACTCTAA
- a CDS encoding thylakoid membrane photosystem I accumulation factor encodes MRFPFWQPSLIRRPLRVAAFGGSIPQFLRLALPRLCLSLLLGLIVFCAHTAPAIALLTDDRFDGNIFPLYAGNGSLVPAKITLAEAFKNDKPTLLMLYVDDSVDCKEFSIVVSRIDGLYGWAMNMIPLSIDALPIKDSYSPDEPGYYYKGYVPQTVIFDQSNKIVLNEKGSIPIEKIDDVLREVFNLLPRSESTELRRRSVNEVSTELAP; translated from the coding sequence ATGCGTTTTCCATTCTGGCAACCCTCTCTCATCCGTCGACCGCTCCGCGTAGCCGCCTTCGGCGGATCGATTCCTCAATTTCTTCGTCTGGCTCTCCCACGCCTCTGCCTGAGTCTGCTGCTGGGGCTGATTGTTTTCTGTGCCCACACTGCCCCCGCAATAGCACTCCTGACGGACGATCGCTTCGATGGCAATATCTTCCCGCTTTATGCAGGCAACGGCTCCCTGGTGCCCGCCAAAATCACCCTGGCAGAAGCCTTCAAGAACGACAAACCCACCCTGCTGATGCTCTACGTAGACGACAGCGTGGACTGCAAGGAATTTTCGATCGTCGTTTCTCGCATTGATGGTTTGTATGGCTGGGCAATGAATATGATTCCGCTCAGCATTGATGCCCTCCCCATCAAGGACAGCTACAGCCCCGACGAACCCGGCTACTACTACAAAGGCTACGTGCCTCAGACGGTCATCTTTGACCAGTCCAACAAGATCGTGCTGAATGAAAAAGGCTCGATTCCCATCGAAAAAATTGATGATGTGCTGCGGGAAGTGTTCAACCTGCTGCCGCGATCGGAATCCACAGAGCTAAGACGACGCTCCGTCAACGAAGTCAGCACTGAGCTTGCCCCCTAA
- a CDS encoding transposase translates to MVGSFRQRLSSLPDKRTGKNTRYGMEDAALSAFSVFFTQTPSFLAYQRMMEGSKGKSNAQSLFGVHQIPSDNQIRDLLDSVAPEHVFPVFEEILQGLEQQGQLADFRSTADTLLIALDGTEYFSSSQIHCANCSKRTLKSGETHYFHSVITPVIVCPGQSHVIPLVPEFIVPQDGHDKQDCENAAAKRWLAQQGQRWSGLNVTVLGDDLYCRQPLCQQLLDQQFNFILVCRPESHTTLYEHLAGIALPTVTTKRWTGKVEETYTYRYLNSVPLRDSEDALLVNWCEVTVSRPDGKVTYQNSFATNHSLSNENVAQIVLAGRTRWKVENENNNTLKTKGYNLEHNFGHGKQHLSSLLATLNILSLLFHTLLELLDQKYKLLRSHLPTRKTFFDDLRALTRYMYFDSWDHLLTFMLEGLELDIPPNTS, encoded by the coding sequence ATAGTCGGTTCTTTTCGCCAGCGACTGTCCTCGCTACCGGACAAACGGACTGGCAAGAATACTCGCTATGGAATGGAAGATGCAGCTTTAAGCGCGTTTAGCGTGTTTTTCACCCAGACCCCTTCATTTCTGGCATATCAGCGGATGATGGAGGGCAGCAAAGGCAAAAGCAATGCTCAAAGCCTGTTTGGTGTCCATCAGATTCCCAGCGACAACCAAATCCGGGACTTGTTAGATTCGGTAGCACCTGAGCACGTGTTTCCGGTGTTTGAGGAAATCTTGCAGGGGTTAGAGCAGCAGGGGCAGTTAGCGGACTTCCGCTCTACTGCGGATACTCTGTTGATTGCCTTGGATGGCACCGAATACTTCAGTTCAAGCCAAATTCACTGCGCTAACTGTTCAAAGCGCACGCTGAAGTCGGGAGAAACTCACTACTTCCATAGCGTTATCACGCCGGTCATCGTCTGTCCGGGACAGAGCCACGTGATCCCCTTGGTTCCTGAGTTCATCGTGCCGCAGGATGGACATGACAAGCAGGACTGTGAGAATGCCGCCGCGAAACGCTGGTTGGCGCAGCAGGGGCAACGCTGGAGTGGCTTGAACGTCACTGTTCTAGGGGACGACCTTTATTGCCGCCAGCCCTTATGCCAGCAGCTTTTAGACCAGCAGTTCAACTTTATCCTGGTGTGTCGTCCCGAATCCCACACCACCCTCTATGAGCATCTTGCAGGCATTGCTCTGCCAACCGTCACGACCAAGCGGTGGACCGGGAAAGTTGAGGAGACCTATACCTACCGCTATCTCAACTCAGTGCCTCTAAGAGATAGCGAGGATGCTTTGTTGGTTAACTGGTGTGAGGTCACAGTCAGTCGTCCTGACGGCAAGGTGACGTATCAGAATTCGTTTGCCACCAATCACTCTCTGAGCAATGAAAACGTAGCCCAGATCGTTCTGGCAGGGCGTACCCGTTGGAAGGTCGAAAACGAGAATAACAACACGCTTAAGACTAAGGGCTACAATCTGGAACACAATTTCGGGCACGGGAAACAGCACCTCTCCTCACTGCTTGCGACCCTGAATATCCTGTCCCTGCTATTCCACACGTTGTTGGAGTTGCTCGACCAGAAGTACAAGCTGCTGCGATCTCACTTGCCGACACGTAAGACCTTTTTTGATGACTTGCGGGCGTTAACCCGTTACATGTATTTCGACAGTTGGGATCATCTGCTCACCTTCATGCTCGAAGGGCTAGAGCTAGACATTCCGCCCAATACCAGTTGA
- a CDS encoding DUF3685 domain-containing protein, producing MSAFMRDPLPTRLLRLMLIDADPVFRLGLRLGLASYRDLELVTEASDGETALQLLDDRFRPTDFSQTEIPVQVDLPDANPSGANSEASIEPNPNLTAGIDLVLLDVGLGRNNPSAIQGLALCQQITTLYPSLPVLLLSANPEPIVRAAAQQAGANGYCAKTAEVPVLVAAIRQAATGSGFISAIELTPSAPLQVPPSQSLSQPSSQPFSQASSQTLSSAWTRLLQRWRSNGNRQIDRALSDINASLQDLDLPSIDRAVLVGQSRELRAARWVINRLLPPVPLADEIADTLTDGVQNVPPDNLPARSSSEPVRSFHAAAAGGSTPTSAITPVTTTSTLTLADSRTVQSIVFDTVFSKLQTGLTNQSDVPLETDILREDKKRELFYLILRKLEDLLSELRYSQATADLLEQKRSFLLLDLWQNTTSDFFGRYAVLSVDGVEFELVNVLLQEDEAVQAAILDKIPGVVELLSHLLFQTPIVVDSTPYPAGNPESLARSEILLENLVIQVGNAVIQPLLNRFANVEAIKQNFYDRRLLSTREVERFRNDLSWRYRLQRLYSEPKDIFESQYRLLVLTGRSIKQIPIYAPRNPELIQLRGIPFAVTLVLETRDAIAPRLRSVVSFVGNGVIYVLTNVIGRGIGLIGRGIVEGVGNAVQDDRTRRK from the coding sequence GTGTCTGCCTTCATGCGCGATCCCCTGCCAACCCGTTTGCTGCGGCTTATGCTGATCGATGCCGATCCGGTGTTTCGGTTAGGCTTGCGGCTAGGACTTGCCTCCTATCGCGATTTGGAACTGGTGACAGAAGCTTCAGATGGCGAAACGGCTCTGCAACTGCTGGACGATCGCTTCAGACCGACAGACTTCAGCCAGACGGAAATCCCGGTACAAGTCGATCTTCCTGATGCAAACCCATCTGGCGCGAACTCAGAGGCATCGATCGAACCCAACCCCAACCTGACCGCAGGAATCGATCTGGTGCTGCTGGATGTCGGGCTGGGACGCAATAACCCCTCAGCAATTCAGGGACTTGCCCTCTGTCAGCAGATCACAACCCTGTATCCCAGCCTGCCCGTCCTGCTGCTGAGTGCCAATCCAGAACCGATCGTCCGGGCAGCAGCGCAACAGGCAGGCGCAAACGGCTACTGTGCCAAAACCGCAGAGGTTCCGGTGTTAGTCGCGGCAATCCGACAGGCAGCAACCGGAAGCGGATTTATTAGCGCGATCGAACTCACCCCATCGGCTCCCCTTCAGGTTCCACCCAGCCAATCGCTTTCCCAGCCGTCCTCTCAGCCATTTTCCCAGGCATCTTCCCAAACGCTGTCCTCCGCCTGGACTCGGCTCCTGCAACGCTGGCGAAGCAATGGCAATCGTCAGATCGATCGCGCCCTATCCGACATCAACGCCTCCCTGCAAGATTTAGACCTGCCCTCGATCGATCGTGCCGTTCTGGTCGGACAATCCCGCGAACTGCGAGCGGCTCGTTGGGTGATCAACCGTTTGCTGCCCCCGGTTCCATTGGCTGATGAAATAGCGGACACTTTGACAGACGGAGTGCAAAACGTTCCACCTGATAACTTGCCTGCCCGCTCCTCCTCTGAGCCAGTCCGATCGTTTCACGCTGCCGCCGCAGGCGGGTCGACTCCCACCAGTGCGATTACTCCCGTCACTACCACTTCTACGCTGACCCTTGCCGACTCCCGCACCGTCCAATCGATCGTCTTTGACACCGTTTTTTCCAAGCTGCAAACCGGCCTTACCAACCAGAGCGACGTTCCGCTGGAAACCGACATCCTACGCGAGGACAAAAAGCGCGAACTGTTCTACCTGATTCTGCGAAAACTAGAGGATTTGCTGTCGGAACTGCGCTACTCCCAGGCAACCGCCGATCTGCTGGAGCAAAAGCGATCGTTCCTGCTGCTGGATCTGTGGCAGAACACGACTTCAGACTTTTTCGGACGCTATGCCGTTTTGAGCGTAGACGGTGTCGAGTTTGAGCTGGTGAACGTGCTGCTGCAAGAAGACGAAGCGGTGCAGGCTGCCATCCTCGACAAGATTCCCGGCGTGGTCGAACTGCTGTCCCACTTGCTGTTTCAAACGCCGATCGTCGTAGACAGCACCCCCTATCCGGCAGGCAATCCAGAATCCCTGGCGCGATCGGAAATCTTATTGGAAAATCTCGTGATTCAGGTGGGGAATGCTGTAATCCAGCCCCTCCTCAATCGCTTTGCCAATGTGGAAGCAATCAAGCAAAACTTCTACGATCGTCGCCTCCTATCCACCCGCGAAGTCGAACGATTCCGCAACGATCTGTCCTGGCGATATCGGCTTCAGCGGCTTTATAGCGAACCCAAAGACATCTTTGAAAGCCAGTACCGCCTGTTGGTTTTGACCGGACGCAGCATCAAGCAAATTCCCATCTACGCCCCTCGCAATCCCGAACTAATCCAGCTTCGCGGCATTCCCTTTGCCGTCACCCTCGTCCTGGAAACCCGTGATGCGATCGCTCCCCGTCTGCGAAGTGTCGTTTCCTTTGTCGGCAATGGGGTCATTTATGTCCTGACCAACGTGATCGGTCGCGGCATTGGTTTAATTGGTCGCGGCATCGTGGAGGGTGTGGGCAATGCAGTTCAGGACGATCGCACCCGTCGGAAATAG
- a CDS encoding DUF3824 domain-containing protein codes for MVKNPFQNRLHNLAPETINPIAPGEDSPAIGEADLGGVRAGKKSASWRWSLAWLTALAIFCGMGTSAFVWLVMLPPPVDCRQGSENPTDMERLYCAQEAARSGELQDLVAGIDTLSQWNSDHPLYGQSQDLIAEWSAQILEIARTKVKQNDLKGALAAVQRIPKTTSVYQDAQKSVTRWQKYAQQAAVIYAKAQTGLKQQKWDVVAEQIRALSDFEQSYWQLEKGSTALSQQLGVEKQARQTLAQARRIAASPNPSQLGAAIAMASQIPGGTYTAADASPLLKQWSQKLLTLANQKWQKGEPQGAVDLLSTVPATVKMPEVQDLVRFGQAYELALGGATSRWMPSITQIYRLMEAIGAIKQISANSPFYTQAQSLQKNWQTQLQDLSQLQFARMTADLGQHSTIQWAMRQANQVPTKNPRRYLSQTLVSYWDKESERLEDQPVLDRALAIAKPGDTRSLRSAIEQARLIQPGRSLRIEAQTRIAAWQDQIERIEDQPILDRAWLLAQNGDLNGAINEAKQVASGRVLYGEAQALVDRWQTELIVRAQIAADRPILDRARSLAAAGSLSEAINVAGQISRGRALYREAQGAIAEWSAERDRIWNERNREYTLPDPSDWTTEDNYQSEPFSPTESPAPENQWSPSPTPSPYDPVPQWSPSPAPAGELPEAIETVPPPEPFPDAIDPAPAPEPPPQAEPSPESSPYEGYYDERHNTLNN; via the coding sequence ATGGTAAAAAATCCGTTTCAAAATCGCCTACACAACCTGGCACCCGAAACCATCAATCCGATCGCCCCTGGAGAAGACTCACCTGCGATCGGAGAAGCTGATCTGGGGGGAGTTCGAGCGGGCAAAAAATCGGCATCCTGGCGATGGTCGCTTGCCTGGCTAACGGCACTGGCGATCTTTTGCGGCATGGGAACATCAGCTTTTGTCTGGCTAGTGATGTTGCCACCTCCGGTGGACTGTCGGCAGGGGTCAGAGAACCCGACGGATATGGAGCGACTTTATTGCGCTCAGGAGGCGGCGCGATCGGGCGAACTCCAGGATCTGGTAGCAGGCATTGATACGCTGAGCCAGTGGAATTCCGACCATCCCCTCTACGGACAGTCACAGGATCTCATTGCCGAGTGGTCTGCCCAAATTCTGGAAATTGCCCGCACGAAGGTCAAACAAAACGACCTGAAAGGGGCACTGGCAGCGGTGCAGAGAATTCCCAAGACCACTTCCGTCTATCAGGATGCACAAAAATCCGTCACTCGCTGGCAGAAATACGCGCAGCAGGCAGCCGTCATTTATGCGAAGGCACAGACCGGACTGAAGCAGCAGAAGTGGGACGTGGTGGCAGAGCAGATTCGCGCCCTTTCCGACTTTGAGCAATCCTACTGGCAGCTTGAGAAAGGCTCAACGGCACTCAGCCAGCAGCTTGGCGTAGAGAAACAGGCGCGGCAAACCCTGGCACAGGCACGCCGAATTGCCGCCAGCCCAAATCCGAGTCAGCTTGGAGCGGCGATCGCTATGGCATCCCAAATTCCGGGCGGAACCTATACCGCTGCCGATGCCAGTCCCTTACTCAAACAGTGGAGTCAGAAACTCCTGACGCTGGCAAACCAGAAGTGGCAGAAGGGCGAGCCGCAGGGCGCGGTGGATTTACTCAGCACGGTTCCCGCAACGGTGAAAATGCCAGAGGTGCAGGATCTCGTTCGGTTTGGGCAGGCGTATGAGCTTGCATTGGGTGGGGCAACCTCACGCTGGATGCCTTCCATAACGCAGATTTATCGGTTAATGGAAGCGATCGGCGCGATCAAACAAATCTCCGCCAACAGTCCTTTCTACACCCAGGCGCAAAGCCTCCAGAAAAATTGGCAAACCCAGCTTCAGGATCTGAGCCAGCTTCAGTTTGCCCGCATGACGGCAGATTTAGGGCAGCACAGCACGATTCAATGGGCGATGCGGCAGGCAAATCAGGTGCCCACCAAAAATCCCCGTCGCTACCTGTCGCAAACGCTGGTGTCCTATTGGGACAAAGAATCTGAACGGCTAGAAGATCAGCCCGTCCTCGATCGCGCTCTGGCAATCGCAAAACCGGGAGATACCCGATCGCTTAGAAGTGCGATTGAACAGGCAAGACTAATTCAGCCCGGACGTTCCCTGCGAATTGAAGCACAAACCCGGATCGCCGCCTGGCAGGATCAGATTGAACGGATTGAGGATCAGCCGATTCTCGATCGGGCATGGCTACTAGCGCAAAACGGCGACCTCAACGGCGCAATCAACGAGGCGAAGCAGGTGGCATCGGGACGGGTTCTGTACGGCGAGGCACAGGCTTTAGTTGATCGCTGGCAAACTGAACTGATTGTGCGGGCACAAATTGCCGCCGATCGTCCCATTCTCGATCGTGCCCGATCCCTGGCAGCAGCAGGCAGTCTGTCCGAAGCCATCAACGTTGCCGGCCAGATTAGTCGGGGGCGTGCCCTGTATCGGGAGGCGCAAGGCGCGATCGCCGAATGGAGTGCGGAACGCGATCGGATTTGGAATGAGCGAAATCGAGAGTACACGCTGCCCGATCCTTCTGATTGGACGACGGAAGACAACTATCAGTCCGAGCCGTTCAGCCCAACCGAAAGCCCTGCGCCCGAAAACCAGTGGAGTCCATCCCCCACGCCTTCGCCCTACGATCCGGTGCCCCAATGGAGTCCGTCCCCCGCACCTGCCGGAGAGTTGCCAGAGGCGATCGAAACTGTGCCGCCTCCAGAGCCTTTCCCGGACGCGATCGATCCTGCACCTGCACCCGAACCGCCTCCTCAGGCAGAACCGTCGCCAGAAAGCTCTCCCTACGAGGGCTACTACGATGAGCGACACAATACCCTGAATAATTAG
- the radA gene encoding DNA repair protein RadA, with the protein MPKPRKLFVCNACGGESQQYFGKCPNCGEWNTLVEEVVSNPAPANRRATAVASRNGTRSRTESPQAVASLTFAQIHDHPRSRLSSGYGELDRVLGGGIVPGSLVLIGGDPGIGKSTLLLQVANQLAQRHRTLYVCAEESGQQVKLRSQRLGIGLDNSEEDSQPITPKVLKNDDSPRSEDADLYLLPEIDMQSIVRELESLRPQVAIIDSIQAIYDTELGSAPGSVSQVRECTSALMQVAKREHITLFIVGHVTKEGAIAGPKVLEHLVDTVLYFEGDRFASHRLLRSVKNRFGATHELGVFEMADRGLEEVRNPSELFLGNRDEQSPGTATIVACEGTRPLVVELQALVSPTSYASPRRSTTGLEYNRLLQILAVLEKRVGIPLSKLDAYVASSGGLNVAEPAADLGVAVAIAASFRDRVVDPETVVIGEVGLGGQIRPVSQMELRLKEAAKLGFKRAIIPSVHGISVAGMEIISVSRVVDAITAALVGSKS; encoded by the coding sequence ATGCCTAAACCTAGAAAACTCTTCGTCTGCAATGCCTGCGGCGGGGAATCTCAGCAATATTTCGGCAAGTGCCCCAACTGCGGCGAGTGGAATACGTTAGTTGAAGAAGTCGTTTCCAACCCTGCCCCAGCAAACCGCCGTGCAACCGCCGTTGCCTCCCGGAACGGAACCCGATCGCGCACCGAATCTCCCCAAGCCGTTGCTTCTCTTACCTTTGCCCAGATTCACGACCATCCTCGATCGCGCCTGTCCTCTGGCTATGGAGAACTCGATCGCGTGTTGGGCGGCGGCATCGTTCCCGGTTCCCTGGTTCTGATTGGCGGCGATCCGGGAATTGGTAAGTCCACGCTGCTGCTTCAGGTGGCAAATCAGTTGGCTCAACGCCATCGGACTCTGTACGTCTGCGCCGAGGAATCGGGTCAGCAGGTGAAACTGCGATCGCAGCGATTGGGCATTGGATTAGATAACTCGGAAGAGGACAGTCAGCCGATTACGCCCAAAGTCCTGAAGAACGACGATTCGCCCCGCTCCGAGGATGCGGATCTGTATCTGCTGCCGGAAATCGATATGCAGTCGATCGTCCGCGAACTGGAATCCCTCCGCCCCCAGGTGGCGATTATCGACAGTATCCAGGCGATCTACGACACGGAACTTGGCTCGGCTCCCGGCTCGGTGTCCCAGGTGCGGGAATGTACCTCGGCGCTGATGCAGGTGGCAAAACGCGAACACATCACCCTGTTCATCGTCGGTCACGTCACGAAGGAAGGGGCGATCGCGGGTCCGAAAGTTCTGGAACACCTCGTCGATACCGTTCTCTACTTTGAGGGCGATCGATTTGCCAGCCACCGACTGCTGCGATCGGTGAAGAACCGCTTTGGCGCAACTCATGAACTCGGCGTGTTTGAAATGGCAGACCGGGGACTGGAGGAAGTCCGCAATCCCTCCGAATTGTTCCTGGGCAACCGGGATGAGCAGTCTCCGGGAACCGCGACGATTGTAGCTTGCGAGGGAACCCGTCCTCTGGTCGTGGAGCTTCAGGCTCTGGTGAGTCCGACCAGCTATGCGTCACCCAGGCGATCGACCACGGGACTGGAATACAACCGACTGCTACAAATCCTGGCGGTACTGGAGAAGCGGGTCGGCATTCCGTTGTCCAAGCTAGATGCCTATGTCGCGTCGTCAGGCGGTCTGAATGTGGCGGAACCTGCGGCGGATCTGGGGGTGGCGGTGGCAATTGCGGCAAGTTTCCGCGATCGTGTCGTTGACCCGGAAACCGTTGTCATTGGGGAAGTCGGGCTAGGCGGACAGATTCGACCTGTCTCCCAGATGGAACTTCGGCTTAAGGAGGCGGCAAAGCTCGGCTTTAAGCGAGCCATCATTCCGTCAGTTCACGGCATCTCAGTCGCCGGAATGGAGATCATCTCCGTATCTAGGGTCGTCGATGCGATTACAGCCGCACTGGTAGGGTCAAAATCCTAA
- the rpaB gene encoding response regulator transcription factor RpaB: MESHKEKILVVDDEASIRRILETRLSMIGYDVVTAADGEEALETFRNADPDLVVLDVMMPKLDGYGVCQELRKESDVPIIMLTALGDVADRITGLELGADDYVVKPFSPKELEARIRSVLRRVEKTGTSGIPSSGVIQINNIRIDTNKRQVYKGDERIRLTGMEFSLLELLVGRSGEPFSRAEILQEVWGYTPERHVDTRVVDVHISRLRAKLEDDPSNPELILTARGTGYLFQRIVPPGEVE; the protein is encoded by the coding sequence TTGGAAAGCCATAAAGAGAAAATTCTGGTTGTTGACGACGAAGCCAGTATTCGCCGCATTCTCGAAACTCGCCTTTCAATGATTGGTTACGATGTCGTCACCGCTGCCGACGGCGAAGAAGCTCTCGAAACATTTCGTAACGCAGACCCCGATCTCGTCGTGCTGGATGTGATGATGCCCAAGCTCGACGGCTACGGCGTTTGTCAAGAGCTTCGCAAAGAGTCCGATGTGCCGATTATCATGCTGACTGCCCTGGGCGACGTTGCCGATCGCATCACGGGACTGGAACTGGGCGCAGATGATTACGTGGTCAAACCCTTCTCTCCCAAGGAGCTAGAGGCACGGATTCGATCGGTTTTGCGTCGCGTCGAGAAAACCGGAACCTCCGGCATCCCCAGTTCTGGCGTCATTCAAATCAACAATATTCGGATTGATACGAATAAGCGTCAGGTCTACAAGGGCGATGAGCGGATTCGGCTGACGGGCATGGAATTTAGCCTGCTGGAACTGCTGGTGGGGCGATCGGGCGAACCTTTCTCCCGTGCGGAAATCCTTCAGGAAGTTTGGGGCTATACGCCGGAACGTCATGTGGATACGCGAGTGGTGGACGTGCATATCTCCCGACTGCGTGCCAAGCTCGAAGACGACCCCAGCAACCCGGAACTCATACTGACCGCTCGTGGGACGGGCTACCTGTTCCAGCGGATTGTGCCGCCCGGAGAAGTGGAGTAG